The Apium graveolens cultivar Ventura chromosome 10, ASM990537v1, whole genome shotgun sequence nucleotide sequence GAAAAGTCACATGCTCGCATACTTTGGATCAATGGAAGGGCAGAATGCGTGAACATGTCTTTTTCTTATTAACCCACTCAACCAGAAAGCTATTTATGTATGATTATACTATACCCTCAATGCGTTCCATCTTCATCttttagttataaaataaatatatatatataattaataataaaagaaaatcaaCTTTTCATTGGAAGAAGACCCCCATCCGCTTAGTGTGCTTTAAATATACTTCGAAGTCGTAACAATCTACCTATACAACTAATCTATAATTAGATATTTATGATTATTGCTAATTGTTAATCTATagtttataattttaaaataaaaacttaTAGATAACCAATCAAGTATAGCTAAAATTCCCGATTTTTTAAAAAGTTCCCGATTAATCCTTAAAAAATATTTGGCCGATTTActttttgaaatccgattaatatttataaattatttttgaattatatatttcataataaataaggtaaatatattaaatattattaaaaatatttaaatatatccgatttttgttccgattaatccccgatttgcCGATTAATCTCTCGTCGGTACCCAAACCGATTAGTGCCAATTACCGATTTTTACAACCATGACCGTATAGAAAAATAAATTACTTTTTTTAAAATGTAAACAattcattaatataaaattatgcaatattaataaaaatcattaaaattgaacaaaaatatgataaaatacATTAAATTGAAAATTTATTCATTTACCTTTTATCAATTGTGACGCATACCTCGCTCATATCATTAATATCACTAAAATATGCTGTTTTTTGTGTGAAATTAAGTAATGACTCCTTGCCATCAATTATATCACAATATGGTGTTACATCTcatataatttttagaaaattatgTTTGCCTCGTAATTTAAAGATCAATTCTGAAACTACAAGACTAACCGAATCTTAAATcctttaaatatatatatatatatatatacctctTATTCTCTGCAtgatgtttaatttttttaatatgtgTTCTGATCacatattaaaaataaattttttatcttatctttttctaaataataatAACATCATTATTTTTTATTCAAGAAAAGAAGTGAAAATGTTAAAATTTAACAATGTTATAAAAAAAACTAAATTTGCGTGAAATATTAAAAACAAATGTCTTATTTATCTAAAAGGCATATTGATTTTATAAACAGAAAAAGCATATTTTCTAAATTACGATATCATTTTCTGTTAATTATTAGTTGAAAGCTATGTATTTCTTTTAAaaacatttaaaattttaaaatgaagtTTATTGTTTTTATATAATAATAGTAGTAGGTGAATAAACTTAATTACCAATATTTCACAAGAAATGACAAATGAATAAGATACAGCTAAAAGTCAAAACAATATACTCACAGTTTGATTTATTTACATGCACCCTAGTTAAGACGACTCTTCACTTACTACAAAAATGAGTGGGGTAAGCAATCTCGGTAAAGCTCTCACCGTCGTTTTCATCTTCTCAGTCATTGCCCTCTTATCAGAACTCCTTTACGTTCTCTGGCGCCGACGGATCATTTTCCGGCACCACTGTGATCCACCACAACCCGCCGTTGAACACCAACCCGAAACATTATCAACTTCTAATAATATTCCACCAACTCCATCCAAAAAAGACCTTCTATACTTCTTATGTTTAGGAACTCAGTCCCGGGTCGAGCCCGACGGATCAGCTCCGACCCGGAGAACAGAAGGGTCAGTAGAGGACGATGACGTGGATATTATTGATTTGTACAAGTTGAGAGAGATGTACGGACCGTCCAGGCTTTTGTTTACAATAAAagaggaggagaaagaagaattGGAGTCTGAAAAGTCGATAACAAAGTCTAGGAATTTGAGTCAGAGCTTTGGAGAAACCGGAGCTGTGCCGGAGGTTGTGGTGACAATTGAAGAGGGTATTGAAGAGACTCCGTTTTCTACTCCTTGTGACTCACCGTTGTATTTTACTCCGTTGGCTTCTCCGGTGCACCCTGTCATGACACAAGCTTGTGCTGATGAAATGGCGTCTTAGTATTATAAGAGTAGAAGTTGTGTCAAAGGTAGGGTTGATTAAAGTGTTTTTTTAGCCGGAAAGATGGTGACTGTTTTTCCGGCGATGAAGAAAGTGAAAGGTCACACGTATAGTGATCTGTAGGGTGGACtacattaattaaaattattGTGGTAGTGCGTTTAGAGTATTTAATTAAGCATGCAAATCAAAGATTTGACGTTTTACCTTCTTTTCAGCCTTGAATTCTGCATTTAAGTTTTTACTGTGTTTTGCACTGCAAGTACGGGTCGATCAGATGACATAGATGTTCATTTTGTAACTTTGTCGTATATATTTATTGTGATTTGAGGAAGAAGACTGGACTATTAAAAACTCATTTTACGAACTTCGTACGGAGTATATGTTTATAAATCAAAGCCTGCTTGCTTCGCTGTTTTGATTACATGACAGGATAAGTGTATTGTGATGAATTAGCAACCCGATCTTTACATTTTTCAGCAAGAGAGCAAGACCGGTGCTAACGTATTCATGATCGTCTTATAATGCATTGAAATGATAAATTACTCGACGGCACCGTTGTTAAATAGATGGAAGTCGACTTCTTTTAGTCGTTACAGTTTCCCTTTACTCATGCGGTTCCCCGGGTGGGACCGTGTGACATAGTGGTGAGTTAACACGTACCCCATCTGTTTTTAAGTGTTTTTCAAGGAAAATGCTCATGTTTGTTTACCTAGGTAAGAGCATTTAAAAGCAATGCACCTCTTAGCAATAAAATCTAAGATGACAACAATATTTTCAAAAACATAAATGATATATGGATGATAATTGGGTCAGATCAGGTCGGGTATTGCAAAATTTATATCCAAATCTGAAAATTTTATTCATACCCGAATCCGAAAAATATTCGAAAATAAATACCTGAACCTGATTTATCAGATTTCGGATCagattcgggtatacccgaaacccgattttttttttgaattggatatttatACCCAAATTTGAAACCAGAACCCGaacccgaaatctgaaaatttgtataattattgatattgcaagtgtttGCGATCGAACATGCGACTTGTAGAGAAAGTTTCAATATATCATCTTCAACCACTacaccacatcattaattgtgttattatatgtattgctaatatttaaaaaatcaactcaattgatacccaattttttagatttattactaaaatatattttgttaaccttataaaccttatcacccgtttaaatgattgaataattataattaattaaactttatagttagttaatttttaatataaatttaaaaatatatgttctaaaaactatataataatatgtataatgtatattatgaatatatatatatattataatgtaTAATATATAGAATTCtaatactatatatatatataattgatatatatatatatatatatatataataattcgggtttttttcggatttcgggttcaGATCGGGTTCAGATagagtttcggatttcggatcgggtttcggatcggtatacctaatattCATATCCAAATTCAAAAAatttcgggtttaaaaattaaatccatatccaaatctaaatccaaaaaattgggttcggtaaatccaaaatttcgaGTTTCGGATCGGATATTCGTCAGATCGGATTATTTTGCCATCTCTAGAtgatatataaaaaaaatacgaCTCACAGATACACCTATTTGTTAGGTATATTTTTAGATGCCGATATCATTTCCTTCTCAAAAAACTATATCCCCATCTTTATTTACATGTAAAATGAAGAATTCTCCCGTTTTAACCTAGGACATTTAGATGTATATATTTGTTCatcacacacatatatattattttaattttattaatgtgaattatgaaattattttatgaaaaaatgtaaaaaaaaatcATTGTTAACCTAATTTCATTAAATACtgatataataattttaatatatattttataattttaaaattattaataatctaatataataataaaattagttaaatattttataatttataaacgtaatatttttaactaattcttcttatatttatattataagaataatattcttaaatatgttttaattaatttaatattttagttTCACTTGTATTCACAAAAAAAATAATTAGTTTGTTATTAATAATTTCTTCACAACTATACATGTTAAAAACAATCATTTaatataattattgaaatttgAAAATAACAATAAAACTCTTTTCAAATATAGTTAATTATTTAGCTAATAACGCTAAACTACAATTGCTTACTAGTTcaacaaattttatataatatctattttatattattttagctTATGGATATAGCTAATAGCCTTCGAAATGCTTTAATAAACAATACAAGAAAAACGGCCATTTGCTACCAGCGTTTTGGTAAGAAATGTCCCAAATCTGGTAGGAGAAGGGGTCAATTCCTACCAACGAGCTTGGTTGGAATTGCTCCTTGGTAAGAATTGGTGCTTGTATCTGAAATGACCCCCACTTGACATGTGGCTGCCTATGTGGCATGCCACATGGTCGGTCACATCACCAGCCATGTCAGCCGTCACGTTACACAATCGAGGACATAATTGATGAGTTGGCTTGTGGGACCCTGCCATGTGTCATGCCACATGGCAATTTACACAGTCAGGTCCTTTTCCTACCAGAATTGGTAGGTTTTGATTGAGTATTTCCTACCAGAATCGGTAGGTTTTGATTAAAAAATGGTAGAGTTTATGCGAGAAGCCATGAAAATGGACATTTCCTACCAATCATTTCCTACTACCGTTTCGCTTGAATGCGGTAGGAAATAGCTTGAATGTGGTAGGAAATGTTGGAcctttttaaaatatatatatatatatatatatatatatataaatacatatataatCTATCGATATAAATGTAGAACAAATTGTACATATATCATATCTACATTATAAGCATacaacaataaccaaaattgAAAAATTCACCATAAAGCATGTTAGGTCTAAAtgtacatacagaggggggtgaatgtatgttcttcattttctaaaattaattgcagcggaaaataaatctcgaaaatgaaataaacaaacactaagagattcatggaataattcttattattaagaaattaaaccgtaaaggtttgcttacaactccgaatataaataattcgaagcaacaaatatagagagaaccaaaataatatctatcaatctagggttctatctatcactctaagaatttaaaacttttatcaaaagatattaaatacaatcaagagagttttaaataatgagtgttacaagtttgtaaggctttaattTTTGTGGaataaattgggcagcacttctctccttaatttcaataaatgaaatcaactAACTCTCCTAGAAAAATTCTGCAGAGCTTCGATAATATTTTTGCTGAGAAGTGTGTTGTTAACAATCTGCTGCAAATTTGGTTTTGTAGAAGGTAGAATGTAGGAGAGATAAGGATTAAATATGTGTCTTAACCATGTTCACACATTTAAAATTGTACAGCTTGCATTTTATTCTATTGCGACCACAAGAGAAAATCGCTGCCTTGATTTTATTTAATCTGTCTATGGTGACTATGGTGAGCAGTAGGAGTAAACATTTGTATGCATAAATTCTGTGCAAGTCCTGTTCTGTGACGACCAGTAGGAGCTGCCTTTTCCATGAATTTTCTTTCTATGACGACCTACTGTTACTACTCTTCTATGGCGATCGGAACAGAAACACAGCTAATGCATGCACAGAAGACTTCTCGTGGGAAAGAAAAAAGACGCCAGGGAAGCGTTTGTGGAGCACGCACTGAAAAAAAAATGATATTCGCGCGTCTGGGCGCCACGTGCGCGTCGAGCATCTCGGGAAGACACAGCAAAATGTTGCCATTTCTTGATCATTACCGTTCCTTTTATTTGCACAACTGTTGACTGTTTTCTTTTGTTTACACAATACAATCTACAAATTGTCTTCCTGGGTCCCACGACTTGTCCCAAcaaaatgaagaaagtgagtTGCCAATTGACTTTATTCATTTTGTTTTGCAAATTGCTGATTTCTTTTATTACTTTTGTTTTGAATTCAATTGGCTGGCAATTAAAGTAAATATTTGATATtaacataaataaataaataaactgtgaatttatttatttatttgaataaaaaatcaaacattaattttaatttaccaaaattaaatattgatatcaaatttaaataaataaatcttttgagattaatttattaattaaaaaaatcaaattttaatttatttattttaaaatcaaatgtgatattaaattaaataaataaatgattatttttcatttattcatttaataaaatcagtcattgatttaaaaataaatccagtAAATCCTCGGGCTGTACTCCTCTATATTTGTAGGCCTTTTAATCTCCAGGATTTTGTACCTCAAAATATTTCCAGActcctcgagtacaaaaaccacttaacagtgtttataaaaataatactccgttttctttcacggatcactgacgtctcgtgcgcgggtctggttcacagacgactagttccgctctcagtccttcgtattatacccgtacaaaccactgttaagacttctaccaaatataaccaactacactaagaatccttgaggtcttcacactgattctgataactgcttcgaatgactccaaccttattcctccgatgcctgaacttattaatgaacttcatacggatcgctgttgacgtcttcttcactgcagctaacaaaaccttttgtgcatatacccaataaACTATCTGTAATGATCCTActggaacatagattatttcaaagtccttgttctatgttcagttatccaaaccagtactGTTGAGTTAAAcgtacagcttcaatcttgctcaacaatctccccctatttgactgttacacctgacggtcaaataataatggagaagcaacagtttggaggataactcaactaaccttatccaaaaattttcaatcagctttcaactttcaatccgggacttggaaataatattatcttatatctaccgcatcttttatacacattcagcttcagcagaggacaaattcttctctcccttatgtaaagttgcaTATAGATACGTCTTCCAAATACTGTCTTCAATCATCTTCAGATCTTcccataaagcacatagacaATATTTTGGAACTTGTAACTGAAAcccaataatctctccccctaagatgaagaatcccTTCCTTAGTATAATAAAGTTAGAAATCCCTCTTCTTAGTTACAGAGAGACTATCAGTCcataatctctcccccttagttgagtaatccttcaaaatatATTCAAAGTAAAACCTTAGGATCAACCAACCAGGTGAAGAGACTATCTGGTAACCATTcctcacagtgcaagtgtgtgattttTATTTAGTGATCTCAAATTATatttcactccactctacactcaagtgtttgtcactcagtctcacagtgtgtcactcactcaaagctccaaacatccaagtgtacctgcgagaaattcattttcatagaaaagttgccttccaccttcaaggatggaaagTCTCAGTCAAGAGATTTAGAAATGTTCCTTttgagaggggaaattaggattcttttaagtggcagaattcctgatatccctcaactttcatgaagaagtatacctcataaactcgtcagttgatatatgagtcctcatttacaagttgttgttttgactaagtcaaaatcatttccagatttgaattctgggaagataaccaatgaacaaagatatgccattagggatcaaagatttcttctaaAGTCTGTCAGGACTTATCAAATTAACCAACCAGGATCATATGTTCTTATTCAAAATCAAAGATAAAATAGTAGAACATGATCCAGGATTTCAACCTATTATcattgaccttgatatggtttgacAATAAATTATTGCatcaataccttccttgtgtatgtaaatctcacatgtgcattggaAACATTTTAACCAAGGAGTAGTGACTCTTCTACAGATGCCCTGTCTGACAGGCAaattttcaatagataacattCTGTTGGGACAATGCACCTAGTAACTTTTTATATGCCTTTTTCAGCTCTATATTCTTTTGAGAAAATACAGATGGTCTTACAGATGTCTCAGGTTATAAATACTTCACTTCTTTGTGAGAGGCAGAgctgtagggttgacctttccttccttatgtggtgcttcttggaactatctccctcattctcaacacaactccaaaaccaattggtaattttgtctgatcactaagttgatatctcaagaaaattaagtGAATTAGAACAAAATATGGGGAATATATCATAGTAAGGTGATGGAATATtgtttgagaagtgtttggttctaatgacttgggtTAGAACCTATGAGGTTTGATAGGCTCTTAGTCAGTCCCTAAAACCACTGAGGGTGTTGAAGATCTCAAACATCTgaagtacaatatcagagaatttGATGATTAAGAACAGAGTGATTTCAGAACCAGAGAtcttttacctttacttaccacaatatggatttatgaaggatgtctcagatgatcatgctttctgattcttttgacaatgATACTCAAACAAATCTCATCAACTCAAAACATTTCAAAATTAGTCCAATACAGATAAATACTATAGAGGAAAGAGACCGAATATTGTTCTAAACTTATAAGACTTGTATAAGGTAATCAGAGTATACGAAACATATCAAGATTTAATATCTAGAACATAGTATAAGCATAGCAAGATCATCAGAGTTACACAGAGAATCAACTTATAAGTCATACAAGCCATTAATTATGCCAAGAGTATATCCAACAAGTAtgttattagatatatttgagatgtcatgtctaatatgtatcatgtttagttttcagatcttaacaaataggaaatatcagtacttgctGAAATCattacttactggaagtcagaacttaaggatatcaggacttagattatcagaagataaatatcagaagatggatatcataacttaagtgctggaggactaacagttaaggaaggaagctgatttacaggaaagaagattgagactaatacaaaagaagatatgcatgaaaagagttagaggacttaaatacttgtataagatatctgattgatatattttaggagacataattatattccatattaattagaagttatctttaactatgtactatataaacacagacatagggttacactatatgtgttatcattatcgagaagatcatacattgcaACCTAGCAGCCCTCGTGATATTtgctcatcactgagagagaacagttccattgtaacagagtttattatatcaaatatatCTGTTTATTGTTACTTGAGttcaaaatcaatttgattgtattctacactgtattcaacccccttttacagtgttgtatgacctaacaagtggtatcagagcctatctgttaacacacatatagtaaagatccaaaacaatcatgtctgaagaagcagaaaatccaaccaagcccgccaaaactgaagaaactcaaaaaactcaaatccacagtcgatatgagactattagggttcccatactgagaccttctgagaaccccatatggaaagtgaagatggatatgtttctggaagctacagatccagaataccttgacagaattaatgaaggaccgcataagccaaccaagctctctgttgtagttgcagatcagccagcaaagaccataccaaaggagaaaagtgagtatatggctgaagacatctcattcattgccaaggatgcaaaggtaagacatttgttTCATAGTTccattaataatgtcatgtcaaacatggtaattcattgcaagactgcaaaggaaatatgggatgctttggagacaagatgccagggaattgatgcaatcaagaagaacgggaggactatactcactcaagagtatgagcactttgactcaaaaagtgatgagtcattaactgacttatatgacaggtttgtcaaactcttgaatgatctatcactagtggacaaggaatatgatcttgaagattcaaatctaaaattccttttagctcttcctgaaagttgggatttgaaggctactattataagagacaactatgctcttgatgaaaccactcttgatgaaatttatggtatgctcaagacttatgaacttgagatggatcaaagaagcaagagataagggagaaagtcaaggacaattgctcttaaggctgatgaggaattcctcaaagtggctgtctcaaagaaaggcaaaggaaaagctcttatcacaaagtctgattcaggaTCATCAAGTTCTgctgatgatgattcagaaactgaaagttacctgaaatagatgctgatgaagagatgatgaaattgtgtgctcttatggtgaagggtatcacaaagatagcctacaggaaattcagaaggggaaagaagtttttcaagaaaggtggaagtactgataagaaaggtttcagaaagtatgaaggcaaaagtgcaaagtctgacagaggagacaactcaaaagtcaaatgctacagttgtggtgaaagaggccacatatctcctgactgcaagaaagaaaagagtggcaaaggcaaggcacttgtcacaaagaagaaaagctgggcatactcttcagattttgaagatgaggtggattatgctttaatggcaaatgctgatggcagccctgaaactgctgaattaaaggtacctcaaataacttttgcctttcatactgatgatattactgagttgagattatatcttaaaaccatgtttattagctacagagatcaaactttaacatgtgaaagattaacttctgaaaatcttgcttataagaaaaggaatgattatttagaaaaagagttagttatgttccatcaaactcagaaagagagatgatgctttttatgttagagatgaattgctaaaattgaataaatctctcaaaactgagttagaaaaagaaaaagagattatcaggacttggactaactctgacaaaacaactcagaatttattaagtaatggaaactggaaagagggattaggttatggagatgataaaagtgaaaaggaactgaacaaattgagccaattgttgttaaacaaactgttaagccaaaggtaaatcctgttaagtttgtagctaaaactgtaaagtctgattctgaaaagatgaaagagtctgtgacagtagttaaggagaagtcaacttctgacaaattagaacaggataaaccagttgaagtcaacataggcttaatgacaaagaagcagcttaagtataagctgaaagaaataaggaatatcaacaaggttaaggcagccaggaaaaacaggaatggaaatgaaggtgtaaataaaagtaataattatattcctgttcctaatgctcctagaaataaatgttataactgtggaaat carries:
- the LOC141691772 gene encoding uncharacterized protein LOC141691772, with protein sequence MSGVSNLGKALTVVFIFSVIALLSELLYVLWRRRIIFRHHCDPPQPAVEHQPETLSTSNNIPPTPSKKDLLYFLCLGTQSRVEPDGSAPTRRTEGSVEDDDVDIIDLYKLREMYGPSRLLFTIKEEEKEELESEKSITKSRNLSQSFGETGAVPEVVVTIEEGIEETPFSTPCDSPLYFTPLASPVHPVMTQACADEMAS